A DNA window from Anaerocolumna sp. AGMB13020 contains the following coding sequences:
- a CDS encoding ABC transporter ATP-binding protein, with the protein MGIEDKKKKKKMIKPGSRPKNAGKTLKRIFLYMSAYRFRLGLVLVGIAISSLAQIAGTAYLKTVVDDYLAPLLKEYDSSLFQGFVKTLFIMAGIYLAGILSTYIYSRIMLSISTGTLYRLRTDLFKKMESLPVKYFDTHPHGDVMSRYTNDTDTIRELFSNTVANFIASAISVTGVFIMMLYLSWQLTILVILMVILMVFIIKNIGKRSGSRFKAQQKYLGEVNGYIEEMFEGQRVVKVFCHEEESKEQFREMNDKLCEAATSANASASVLMPIMGNLSYTLYAITAIFGGILSLGGYLTIGAVVAFLQYTRNFSMPITQMSQQFNSILAALAGAERIFDMIDEEPEVDDGYVTLIYAKENSDGTLSEATGKTGIWAWKHPHQDGTITYTRVKGEVEFDNVTFGYVPEKTVLNGVSLYAKVGQKIAFVGSTGAGKTTITNLINRFYDVPDGKIRYDGININKIKKDDLRRSLAMVLQDSHLFTGTVLENIRYGRPDATDEEVKAAAKLANAHSFIKHLPKGYDTLLTADGANLSQGQRQLLTIARAAVADPPVLILDEATSSIDTRTEALIEKGMDGLMEGRTVFVIAHRLSTVRNSHAIMVLENGQIIERGNHESLISQKGKYYQLYTGMFELS; encoded by the coding sequence ATGGGAATAGAGGATAAAAAGAAGAAAAAGAAGATGATAAAACCCGGCAGCAGGCCTAAAAATGCAGGTAAGACCTTAAAGAGAATCTTTCTATACATGTCTGCTTACCGATTCCGTTTAGGTTTGGTGTTAGTAGGTATAGCCATCAGTTCCCTGGCACAGATAGCAGGAACTGCTTATCTGAAGACAGTGGTGGATGATTATCTGGCACCACTCTTAAAAGAATATGACAGTTCCTTATTTCAGGGCTTTGTTAAGACACTGTTCATCATGGCTGGCATATATCTGGCAGGAATCTTATCAACGTATATTTACAGCAGGATAATGCTCAGTATTTCAACTGGCACATTATACCGTCTCCGTACAGACCTGTTTAAAAAGATGGAATCCTTGCCGGTTAAATATTTTGATACCCATCCCCATGGCGATGTTATGAGCCGTTACACCAATGATACGGATACGATCAGAGAGCTTTTCAGCAATACCGTTGCAAACTTTATAGCATCTGCTATCAGTGTGACAGGTGTATTCATCATGATGCTCTACTTAAGCTGGCAATTAACCATACTGGTAATCCTTATGGTAATTCTTATGGTATTTATCATCAAGAACATAGGGAAACGAAGCGGTTCACGCTTTAAAGCACAACAAAAATACTTAGGTGAAGTAAACGGCTATATTGAAGAAATGTTCGAAGGACAGAGGGTTGTTAAGGTATTCTGCCATGAGGAAGAATCCAAAGAGCAATTCAGGGAAATGAATGATAAGCTTTGTGAGGCTGCAACCAGCGCCAATGCCTCTGCCAGTGTATTGATGCCTATTATGGGTAATCTTTCTTATACACTGTATGCAATAACAGCGATATTTGGAGGTATTCTCTCACTTGGCGGCTATTTGACCATTGGTGCGGTCGTTGCGTTCCTTCAATATACCAGAAATTTCTCCATGCCCATAACACAGATGTCACAGCAGTTTAATTCCATACTGGCAGCCTTAGCTGGTGCGGAGAGAATCTTTGATATGATCGATGAAGAACCAGAAGTGGATGACGGTTACGTAACGCTTATCTATGCAAAAGAAAACAGTGATGGAACTCTCTCAGAAGCCACTGGGAAGACTGGAATCTGGGCTTGGAAGCATCCTCATCAGGATGGTACCATAACTTATACCAGGGTAAAAGGCGAAGTGGAATTTGATAATGTAACCTTTGGTTATGTTCCGGAGAAGACGGTATTAAACGGTGTATCCCTCTATGCAAAAGTTGGACAGAAAATCGCCTTTGTAGGCTCTACCGGTGCCGGTAAGACTACCATTACGAACCTGATCAACCGTTTCTATGATGTACCCGATGGTAAGATTCGTTATGATGGCATTAATATCAATAAGATTAAGAAAGATGATTTAAGACGGTCCCTTGCCATGGTATTACAGGATTCCCACTTGTTTACCGGGACGGTTCTTGAAAATATTCGCTACGGAAGACCTGATGCTACAGATGAGGAAGTGAAGGCAGCCGCCAAATTAGCCAATGCCCATTCCTTTATCAAACATCTGCCAAAGGGTTATGATACGCTTCTGACAGCTGATGGTGCAAACCTGTCCCAGGGACAGAGACAGTTGCTTACCATTGCCAGAGCTGCAGTGGCTGATCCCCCGGTACTGATACTGGATGAAGCGACTTCCTCTATTGATACTCGTACAGAAGCGCTTATTGAAAAGGGGATGGACGGACTGATGGAGGGACGAACGGTATTTGTTATCGCTCACAGATTGTCTACTGTACGTAATTCTCATGCTATTATGGTTTTGGAAAATGGTCAGATCATTGAAAGAGGAAACCATGAGAGCCTGATTAGCCAGAAAGGTAAGTATTATCAGCTTTATACGGGGATGTTTGAATTGTCGTAG
- a CDS encoding sodium ion-translocating decarboxylase subunit beta, with the protein MLIDALLKLWNQSGFTHLTWQGCVMLVVSCVLIYLAIAKKFEPLLLLPIAFGILLANLPLTGLMNGPLSSSEPGGLLYYLYQGVKLGIYPSLIFLGIGAMTDFGPLIARPSSLLIGAGAQFGIAIAFILAIALKFLPGEAASIGIIGGADGPTAIYLATRLAPGLLAPISVAAYSYMALIPMIQPPLMRMLTTKKEREIVMEQARKVSKLEKICFPVIVATLCILLLPSVAPLIGMLMFGNLLKESGVAERLSDTVQNAMINIVTIFLGVTVGATAQGEKFLQPETVKIILLGLIAFIFSTIGGLLIAKVMSVLTGGRINPLIGSAGVSAVPMAARVAQIEGQKSNPRNYLLMHAMGPNVAGVIGSAVAAGILLSLFG; encoded by the coding sequence ATGTTAATCGATGCATTATTAAAATTATGGAATCAATCAGGATTTACCCACTTAACCTGGCAAGGGTGCGTTATGCTAGTTGTTTCATGCGTTTTAATCTATCTGGCAATAGCAAAGAAATTTGAACCTCTGTTGCTTTTGCCGATTGCTTTTGGAATACTGCTTGCTAATCTGCCTTTGACTGGTCTAATGAATGGACCTTTAAGCAGTTCAGAACCAGGAGGATTACTTTATTATTTATATCAGGGTGTAAAGCTTGGGATATATCCTTCTCTGATTTTTCTCGGTATTGGAGCTATGACAGATTTTGGACCGCTTATCGCAAGACCCAGCAGCCTGTTAATCGGCGCAGGTGCACAGTTTGGAATTGCCATAGCTTTTATACTGGCAATAGCTCTTAAATTTCTTCCAGGGGAAGCAGCTTCCATTGGAATTATAGGCGGAGCTGACGGACCTACTGCAATTTATCTTGCAACGAGACTGGCTCCGGGGTTATTGGCACCTATTTCAGTGGCCGCCTACTCTTATATGGCTCTTATCCCAATGATTCAGCCTCCCTTAATGAGAATGCTGACGACGAAGAAAGAGCGGGAAATAGTGATGGAACAGGCTCGTAAAGTATCAAAGCTTGAAAAAATATGTTTTCCTGTGATTGTCGCTACACTGTGTATTTTACTGCTTCCTTCAGTTGCACCCCTTATTGGAATGTTAATGTTTGGGAATCTATTAAAAGAATCAGGGGTAGCGGAAAGGCTGTCGGATACGGTGCAGAATGCTATGATTAATATTGTCACTATTTTTTTAGGAGTTACAGTTGGAGCAACAGCGCAAGGGGAAAAGTTTTTACAACCAGAGACGGTTAAGATTATACTGCTTGGTTTAATTGCCTTTATATTCAGTACAATTGGTGGTCTGCTGATAGCGAAAGTAATGAGTGTTCTTACAGGCGGCAGAATCAATCCACTGATAGGATCAGCCGGGGTGTCAGCCGTACCGATGGCTGCTCGTGTGGCACAAATAGAAGGGCAGAAAAGCAACCCCAGAAATTACCTGCTAATGCATGCTATGGGACCAAATGTAGCAGGTGTTATAGGGTCTGCTGTTGCAGCCGGTATATTATTGTCTCTATTCGGCTAA
- a CDS encoding GNAT family N-acetyltransferase has product MKIEKAVLGDLDNIITVLDEVTLRLLEKEIPQWSYPWYREEIEKDLPSQYVVREEGSVIAVFSLKPLDSCFDNKAQSKEDYYLHRIAVLPEYQGKGIGEKILRFVQKFSIKQERNIYLDCYQGNKKLRQFYEKAGFYYQGDYPEENYLVSVFRFLWQKDSPAKNRFRNACKRRQKELRVAKWSLLSVLLLMLIFGGFWMWDNVFHQKIPLNPAIVVGNTVYWQEEGSLLTELPYGATEAGKIEDVLKDDIWPSKEMQAVGISGKLKGETVYLDSNHDKVYIKDESKNYLIFSQEFTVANNNYSNGFYEMLLKACGEKDTIPLMEIPADYTVEQAIEDKIPYYKEINNGVTFDGVAYSGITSEGVEYMEAFMQKAKDKKNTFIRIGYFDKNNTSMERFIDLFYYKGGYYIFSGINPDIVNARFSYLISGKYYYDNVSNVFLLTREKEDTSILDGEIGMSSISIPIFIEYQQ; this is encoded by the coding sequence ATGAAAATAGAAAAAGCTGTACTGGGGGATTTAGATAATATTATTACAGTACTTGATGAAGTAACTTTGAGACTTCTTGAGAAAGAAATTCCTCAATGGAGTTATCCCTGGTATAGGGAAGAGATAGAAAAAGACCTTCCGTCCCAGTATGTTGTAAGAGAAGAAGGAAGTGTCATAGCAGTATTCTCACTCAAACCTCTTGATAGCTGTTTTGATAATAAGGCTCAAAGCAAAGAGGATTATTATCTGCACCGGATTGCAGTTTTGCCGGAATATCAAGGGAAAGGGATTGGTGAGAAAATCCTGCGCTTTGTACAGAAGTTTAGTATAAAGCAGGAGAGAAATATCTATCTGGACTGCTATCAGGGGAATAAGAAGTTAAGACAATTTTATGAAAAGGCAGGCTTTTATTATCAGGGGGATTATCCGGAAGAAAATTATCTGGTCAGTGTTTTTCGATTTCTATGGCAGAAGGATTCCCCGGCTAAGAATCGCTTTCGTAATGCCTGTAAAAGAAGACAGAAGGAACTGCGGGTTGCTAAATGGTCCTTACTTTCAGTCCTCCTCCTTATGCTGATTTTTGGAGGCTTTTGGATGTGGGATAATGTCTTTCATCAGAAGATTCCTTTGAATCCAGCCATTGTTGTTGGAAATACGGTTTACTGGCAGGAGGAGGGGAGCCTTCTTACGGAATTACCTTATGGTGCTACAGAAGCAGGAAAGATTGAGGATGTTTTAAAGGACGATATATGGCCTTCAAAAGAAATGCAGGCGGTAGGAATCTCTGGAAAATTAAAGGGCGAGACGGTTTATCTTGATTCTAATCATGATAAAGTTTATATAAAGGATGAGAGTAAGAATTACCTTATTTTCAGCCAGGAATTTACGGTGGCAAACAACAATTACAGCAATGGGTTTTATGAGATGCTCTTGAAAGCCTGCGGTGAAAAAGATACTATCCCACTAATGGAAATACCAGCTGATTATACCGTGGAGCAGGCAATAGAGGATAAGATTCCATATTACAAGGAAATCAATAATGGGGTCACATTTGATGGAGTAGCCTATAGCGGCATCACCAGTGAAGGTGTGGAATACATGGAAGCTTTTATGCAGAAAGCAAAAGATAAAAAAAATACATTTATAAGAATTGGTTATTTTGATAAAAATAATACTTCTATGGAAAGGTTTATAGATTTATTTTATTATAAAGGTGGTTATTATATATTTTCCGGTATTAACCCGGATATAGTCAATGCTAGGTTTTCCTACTTGATATCTGGAAAATATTACTATGATAATGTAAGCAATGTATTTTTATTGACTCGGGAGAAAGAGGATACTTCAATTCTTGATGGTGAAATAGGGATGTCAAGTATAAGTATACCGATATTTATAGAATATCAGCAATAG
- the msrB gene encoding peptide-methionine (R)-S-oxide reductase MsrB, whose translation MEKNNGNPGKYKKADKEFLKENLTSLQYKVVMENGTEPPFQNEYWNNFREGIYVDITTGEPLFTSRDKFESGCGWPSFTKPIDAEVLLEKTDTTHGMHRTEVRSRLGDAHMGHVFTDGPKEMGGLRYCINSAAVRFVPVEEMEKEGYGHLLPL comes from the coding sequence ATGGAGAAGAATAATGGAAACCCAGGAAAATATAAAAAAGCTGACAAAGAATTCCTGAAAGAGAACCTGACCTCCCTTCAATACAAGGTTGTTATGGAGAATGGTACGGAGCCTCCTTTTCAGAATGAATACTGGAATAACTTTCGTGAAGGTATTTATGTTGATATTACTACCGGCGAACCTCTTTTTACCTCCAGGGACAAATTTGAATCCGGCTGCGGGTGGCCTAGTTTTACGAAACCCATTGACGCAGAGGTACTGCTGGAAAAAACGGATACCACCCATGGAATGCATCGTACGGAGGTCCGCAGCCGATTAGGAGACGCACATATGGGGCACGTATTTACGGATGGTCCAAAGGAGATGGGAGGATTGCGCTACTGCATAAACAGTGCGGCGGTTCGCTTTGTTCCTGTTGAAGAAATGGAAAAAGAAGGGTATGGACATTTGCTTCCCTTATAA
- a CDS encoding helix-turn-helix transcriptional regulator: MSAKVIETMVNWIDENITNDPTLERMADFIGYSHYYCSSQFHEAVGMTFKQYVSERRLTHAITDITQSREKLLDIAVKYGYSSQAAFTRAFVSNFGYTPNQCRRDAYRM; this comes from the coding sequence ATGTCAGCAAAAGTAATTGAAACTATGGTAAACTGGATAGATGAAAATATAACAAATGATCCCACTCTGGAGAGAATGGCAGACTTTATCGGTTACTCCCACTATTACTGTTCCTCACAGTTTCATGAGGCGGTAGGAATGACTTTTAAGCAGTATGTATCGGAAAGAAGATTAACCCACGCGATTACCGATATCACCCAATCCAGAGAGAAACTTTTGGATATAGCAGTGAAATATGGCTATTCTTCTCAGGCAGCCTTTACCAGGGCTTTTGTCAGCAATTTCGGATATACACCGAATCAATGCAGGAGAGATGCTTACAGGATGTGA